In the Theobroma cacao cultivar B97-61/B2 chromosome 1, Criollo_cocoa_genome_V2, whole genome shotgun sequence genome, one interval contains:
- the LOC18612007 gene encoding extradiol ring-cleavage dioxygenase has product MIKMALTMKDTFYISHGSPTLSIDDSLPARHFLQSWKDTVFGQTPKSILVVSGHWDTSYPAVNMVQRNDTIYDFYGFPDKMYKLKYPAPGAPELAKRVKELLMASGFKRVDEDKKRGLDHGAWVPLMLMYPEADIPVCQLSVQSRRDGTYHYNLGKALAPLKDEGVLIIGSGAATHNLRALGNLNGAVVPWASEFDTWLKDALLEGRYEDVNHFQEKAPYAKMAHPWPDHFYPLHVAMGAAGESSKAKLIHQSWELGSLSYASYQFTAAS; this is encoded by the exons ATGATCAAAATGGCGTTGACGATGAAGGATACGTTCTATATATCACACGGATCGCCGACTCTGTCGATAGATGACTCGCTTCCGGCGAGGCACTTCTTGCAGTCATGGAAGGACACGGTGTTTGGCCAAACACCCAAATCCATCCTCGTAGTTTCTGGTCATTGGGACACTTCCTATCCCGCCGTCAACATGGTTCAGCGCAATGATACCATCTATGACTTCTATGGTTTCCCCGACAAAATGTACAAG CTGAAATATCCAGCACCAGGGGCTCCGGAGTTGGCGAAAAGAGTGAAGGAATTGCTTATGGCATCTGGTTTCAAGCGTGTTGACGAGGATAAAAAACGCGGGCTTGACCATGGTGCTTGGGTTCCACTCATGCTCATGTACCCAGAGGCGGATATCCCAGTCTGCCAACTCTCTGTTCAGTCCAGAAGGGATGGTACTTACCATTACAACTTGGGAAAGGCTTTAGCCCCTCTCAAGGATGAAGGTGTTCTCATCATTGGTTCTGGAGCCGCCACTCATAACTTGAGGGCACTAGGAAACTTGAACGGTGCTGTTGTTCCTTGGGCTTCGGAGTTTGATACTTGGCTTAAAGATGCTCTCCTTGAAGGAAG ATATGAAGATGTGAACCACTTTCAAGAGAAGGCACCATATGCAAAGATGGCTCACCCTTGGCCAGACCACTTCTATCCATTGCATGTAGCCATGGGCGCTGCTGGTGAAAGCTCAAAGGCAAAACTTATCCATCAGAGCTGGGAACTTGGTTCTCTATCCTATGCTTCTTACCAGTTCACAGCAGCCAGCTGA